The nucleotide sequence TCTCATCGTAGTAGTTCATGCCCACATTGTACTGCACGCCTTTTCCTACTGGCCATGCGAGTGGTTGTACGCCACTTGTAGCAGGTACCGCTTCTTCGTTTTGCGGTGTAGTTGTCTCAGGAGCTGCAGGAGTTGTCACTGCCACGCCATCTGTGCCATTCGTCATTTTGGATACCGTGTCCATGACATTGCCCTGATACCACATCACAAAAGCGAGAATGATTGCTGCGGTGCCGATGTAGATTGCAGGAAACGCCCATTTCTTGCCCAAAACTTTTTTCCAAGAACTTGCCTTCTTGAATGGAATCGGTTGATTTTGATTTTTTTGATCTTCCATTTTATTCATCACCTCATCCCTCAGTATCGCCAGAATTTTGGCGTATAAACCTGAGAGAGTAGGGAAAAGTAAAAATTTGCTTTTCTTTTAAGCTGGGATCACTCTTTTATACTCTTGCAGACTAATTCCTTGGTAGAAGTGCTTGACGATTTGCTCCGCGCTTTTGCCGCTTTTGGCCATTCCATTTGCTCCCCACTGGCTCATCCCGACACCATGACCGTACCCTTTGGTCGTAATGAAAACCTGATTACCGCGCAAGTCCAGCGTAAAGGAGGAAGAATTCAAATTGAGCTTTTCACGAAACTCTCTTCCCGTAAATTCCTTGCCGCCAATACTGATGGTTCCTACGCGATTTCCGGTTGTACGTGATTCGATCCGATACCAGGAACCATTGGTAGAAGCCTCCTGCGTGAGCTTGACGCCCAAATTCTTTTCTAGCTCCACGGTGGACATGACAACCGTTTCCTCATAGCGAGGAGATTGAATATCCCAAGGACTCGCAACGCTCTTCAAATAAGGAATGGGCTTTTCCCAATATTCATCCGAGTTCTCTGTAAAGCCATTACTGGTGGAAAAAAACGTCGCGTCAATGGGCTCGTTCTGGTAGGTCAGGATAACCCCTGCCGTCGCCATAACTGCTTGTTGGATGCGTTTGTTTTTCCATTCGTATTGGTCTCCCCAACGCTCACGCCGCTGCTGTTCATCCATATAGACTTGATGCTG is from Brevibacillus brevis and encodes:
- the spoIID gene encoding stage II sporulation protein D, producing MKRYLLMWFIALPILLVLMPAALVFWFSPEKGPVSQPTVAVSEPAIPATKESAASLPVKVYRTEKKAVETLPLETYITGVVAAEMPAEFELEALKAQALAARTYIVRRLKEGKFDDVPSGGQVLDTVQHQVYMDEQQRRERWGDQYEWKNKRIQQAVMATAGVILTYQNEPIDATFFSTSNGFTENSDEYWEKPIPYLKSVASPWDIQSPRYEETVVMSTVELEKNLGVKLTQEASTNGSWYRIESRTTGNRVGTISIGGKEFTGREFREKLNLNSSSFTLDLRGNQVFITTKGYGHGVGMSQWGANGMAKSGKSAEQIVKHFYQGISLQEYKRVIPA